One region of Bacillus pumilus genomic DNA includes:
- a CDS encoding peptidoglycan D,D-transpeptidase FtsI family protein encodes MRKKRRIQWTGAIIFMLLLGLLIRLAEIQLFFTESFSKLDINLIQESVKQRTEEVVISDGRGEFLDRNGEALLTKEQPAVILFPFLQYDLPHLKQTASILEMEEDELKKQLTETKKPLILKDDITKKKLKDINDMKYSGVYGVYMKEKDKKRLALHTLGFTSENPELLRKRYPDKKELSIRTEIGTFGLESTFDEFLLPEQDTKLLYHVDGRGNPLFGMDVKYTAEAHSFYPLQVQTTIDENMQAEMEKVLKDQGVEKGGAVLLDIESSSVLAMASMPNVTSKNRHEARNYMLTAMAPGSVFKTAVLAAAIEKTLDQPQTMYDCRKNLYGEPEGTQEVLNLSESFSQSCNYTFATLADKLIQTDDQIIEKTAAKLGLIDRAGWEGDVYHKQHFKQFDREETGNVWGDKRDKHVKKAIAQTAIGQKNVKTTPLQMANMMASIARGGERKEVKIAEKVLYQNGTTMLTFQNKRPEGGSIDRYTAQKLQKYLRQVVTSDKGTGRRFRDLPFDVAGKSGTAQTGSKDKKGNPLYHKWFAGYFPVEKPKYALVVVHLDETSGRAKTNDAFYDIVKKVNEIEKKQT; translated from the coding sequence ATGCGCAAAAAACGTAGAATTCAATGGACAGGTGCTATTATATTTATGCTGCTGCTCGGTCTTCTCATCAGACTGGCAGAAATTCAACTGTTTTTCACAGAATCTTTTTCAAAGCTTGATATCAATTTAATACAAGAAAGTGTCAAACAGCGTACAGAAGAAGTGGTCATTTCAGATGGCCGCGGTGAATTTTTAGATCGAAACGGCGAGGCGCTTCTCACAAAAGAACAGCCTGCGGTGATCTTATTTCCTTTCCTGCAATATGATCTTCCTCATTTAAAACAAACCGCCTCTATTCTTGAGATGGAAGAAGATGAACTCAAAAAACAGCTGACAGAAACCAAAAAACCTCTGATTCTCAAAGATGACATCACGAAAAAAAAGCTGAAAGACATCAATGATATGAAATATTCAGGTGTGTACGGCGTATATATGAAAGAGAAGGACAAAAAAAGACTTGCCCTCCACACATTAGGCTTCACGAGCGAGAATCCAGAATTGCTCAGAAAGCGTTATCCTGACAAAAAAGAGCTTTCCATCCGTACAGAAATCGGCACTTTTGGGCTGGAAAGTACCTTTGACGAATTTTTATTACCCGAGCAAGACACAAAATTGTTATATCATGTGGACGGAAGGGGAAACCCTTTGTTTGGGATGGACGTCAAATATACAGCAGAGGCTCATTCATTTTATCCTCTTCAAGTTCAAACAACAATTGATGAAAACATGCAAGCTGAAATGGAGAAGGTACTGAAAGACCAGGGCGTCGAAAAAGGCGGGGCCGTTCTGCTCGACATTGAAAGCAGCAGTGTGCTGGCGATGGCAAGTATGCCAAACGTCACAAGCAAAAACCGGCATGAAGCAAGAAATTACATGCTGACTGCCATGGCACCAGGCTCTGTCTTTAAAACCGCTGTACTTGCCGCAGCAATCGAAAAAACCCTCGACCAGCCACAAACGATGTATGACTGTCGAAAGAATTTATATGGAGAGCCAGAAGGAACGCAGGAAGTGCTGAATCTGTCTGAGAGCTTTTCGCAGAGCTGTAATTATACCTTTGCAACACTTGCTGACAAGCTGATCCAAACAGATGATCAAATCATTGAAAAGACGGCTGCAAAGCTTGGACTCATTGATCGAGCTGGCTGGGAAGGGGATGTCTATCATAAGCAGCATTTCAAACAGTTTGATCGTGAAGAAACCGGCAATGTGTGGGGGGATAAAAGAGACAAGCATGTTAAAAAGGCTATTGCCCAAACCGCAATAGGGCAAAAAAATGTCAAAACGACTCCTTTGCAAATGGCCAATATGATGGCGTCGATTGCAAGAGGCGGAGAACGAAAAGAAGTGAAAATCGCTGAAAAAGTGCTGTATCAAAACGGAACAACGATGCTAACCTTTCAAAACAAACGACCAGAAGGGGGCAGTATTGACCGCTATACAGCACAAAAACTGCAAAAGTACTTAAGGCAGGTGGTAACGTCTGACAAAGGAACAGGAAGAAGGTTTCGAGACCTTCCATTTGATGTGGCGGGGAAATCAGGCACTGCCCAAACTGGCAGTAAAGATAAAAAGGGGAATCCGCTTTATCATAAGTGGTTTGCTGGATACTTTCCGGTGGAAAAACCAAAATATGCTCTTGTCGTTGTTCACCTTGATGAGACAAGTGGCCGGGCTAAGACAAATGATGCGTTTTATGATATTGTAAAAAAGGTCAACGAAATTGAAAAGAAACAGACATAG
- the greA gene encoding transcription elongation factor GreA, protein MAQEKVFPMTEEGKRKLEEELEHLKTVKRKEVVERIKIARSFGDLSENSEYDSAKEEQAFVEGRITTLDNMIRNAKIIEDEGNSNIVSLGKTVTFVELPDGEEESYTIVGSAEADPFEGKISNDSPIAKSLLGKQVDDKVTVQTPGGEMFVQIVKIS, encoded by the coding sequence ATGGCACAAGAGAAAGTATTTCCAATGACAGAAGAAGGAAAACGTAAATTAGAAGAAGAGCTTGAACATTTGAAAACGGTTAAACGTAAAGAGGTTGTAGAGCGTATTAAAATTGCTAGAAGCTTTGGAGACCTCTCTGAAAACTCGGAATATGATTCTGCTAAAGAAGAGCAAGCGTTTGTAGAAGGGCGTATCACTACGCTTGATAATATGATTCGCAATGCCAAAATTATCGAAGATGAAGGAAACTCAAATATTGTCTCACTTGGTAAAACAGTCACTTTCGTTGAATTACCAGACGGAGAAGAAGAGTCTTACACAATCGTTGGAAGTGCAGAAGCTGATCCGTTCGAAGGAAAGATTTCAAACGATTCACCAATTGCAAAAAGCCTATTAGGCAAACAAGTAGACGACAAAGTAACCGTTCAAACACCTGGCGGAGAAATGTTCGTCCAAATTGTAAAAATTTCATAA